In Gossypium raimondii isolate GPD5lz chromosome 12, ASM2569854v1, whole genome shotgun sequence, a single window of DNA contains:
- the LOC105763804 gene encoding LOB domain-containing protein 18 translates to MSANTCSSGGAAGSSTGGAVGGGGGGPCGACKFLRRKCVPGCIFAPYFDSEQGAAHFAAVHKVFGASNVSKLLLHVPVHKRLDAVVTICYEAQARLRDPVYGCVAHIFALQQQVVNLQAELSYLQAHLATLELPTPPLPSPPPPPPQQTLMEPPPLSISDLPPATYDLSTLFDPMVQPSWAMQQRQINQFDSSSLGSGDLQALARELLHRQGSPPRLPASPSPSFSK, encoded by the exons ATGAGTGCAAACACTTGTAGTAGCGGCGGTGCTGCTGGTAGTTCGACTGGCGGTGCtgttggtggtggtggtggtggaccTTGTGGCGCGTGTAAGTTTTTGAGGAGGAAATGTGTTCCGGGTTGTATATTTGCACCGTATTTCGACTCGGAACAAGGTGCGGCTCATTTCGCGGCGGTTCATAAGGTGTTTGGTGCTAGTAATGTGTCGAAGCTGTTACTTCATGTCCCGGTTCATAAACGGCTTGATGCGGTGGTTACTATATGTTACGAGGCTCAAGCTCGGCTGAGAGACCCCGTTTACGGTTGCGTCGCTCATATCTTTGCACTTCAACAACAG GTTGTGAATTTACAAGCAGAGCTATCGTATTTACAAGCCCATTTAGCTACGCTAGAGCTTCCAACGCCGCCACTACCTTCTCCTCCTCCACCGCCGCCACAACAAACTCTAATGGAACCGCCACCTCTCTCAATATCAGACCTCCCACCAGCCACTTACGACTTATCCACACTTTTTGATCCTATGGTGCAACCTTCATGGGCCATGCAACAAAGACAAATCAACCAGTTCGACTCGTCATCGCTTGGAAGCGGCGATCTTCAAGCATTGGCTCGAGAACTCCTCCATCGACAAGGGTCACCACCGCGACTACCGGCTTCACCGTCACCATCTTTCTCAAAGTGA